From the Streptomyces syringium genome, one window contains:
- a CDS encoding calcium:proton antiporter gives MNHQLRLLAGRWPFLVPALAAVVLALTWGRSLSVGAVVLVSCCLAGAVLSAVHHAEVIAHRVGEPFGSLVLAVAVTIIEVALIVTLMADGGEKSSSLARDTVFAAVMITCNGIVGLSLLVCALRRRVAVFNAEGTGAAFGTVATLAGLSLVLPTFTTSTPGPQFSSAQLVFAALAALILYGLFVATQTVRHRDYFLPVTADGVVIDADDHADPPSSKVALTSLGLLAVALLSVVGLAKGVSPTIESGVAAAGLPASVVGVVIALLVLLPETIAALRAARRDRVQTSLNLGLGSAMASIGLTIPAVAMASIWLEGPLVLGLGATHMVLLALTVVVGTLTVIPGRATPLQGGVHLSLLAAYIVLAVSP, from the coding sequence ATGAACCATCAGCTCCGCTTGCTTGCCGGGCGCTGGCCCTTCCTCGTGCCTGCCCTGGCCGCCGTCGTGCTCGCCCTGACCTGGGGGCGGTCACTGTCCGTCGGGGCGGTGGTGCTGGTGAGCTGCTGTCTGGCCGGTGCGGTGCTCTCCGCGGTGCACCACGCGGAGGTGATCGCGCACCGGGTCGGCGAACCCTTCGGATCGCTGGTGCTGGCCGTCGCGGTGACCATCATCGAAGTGGCCCTCATCGTGACCCTGATGGCCGACGGCGGCGAGAAGAGCAGCTCCCTCGCCCGCGACACCGTCTTCGCCGCCGTCATGATCACCTGCAACGGCATCGTCGGTCTGTCGCTGCTGGTGTGTGCGCTCCGACGCCGGGTGGCGGTGTTCAACGCCGAGGGCACCGGCGCCGCCTTCGGGACCGTGGCGACGCTGGCGGGGCTGAGCCTGGTCCTGCCGACCTTCACCACGAGCACCCCGGGGCCGCAGTTCTCCTCGGCCCAGCTGGTCTTCGCCGCGCTCGCCGCGCTGATCCTGTACGGGCTGTTCGTGGCGACCCAGACCGTACGGCACCGTGACTACTTCCTGCCGGTGACCGCCGACGGTGTGGTCATCGACGCCGACGACCACGCCGATCCGCCCTCGTCCAAGGTCGCCCTCACCAGCCTCGGCCTGCTGGCCGTCGCTCTGCTTTCGGTGGTCGGTCTGGCCAAGGGCGTCTCCCCGACGATCGAGTCCGGTGTGGCCGCCGCCGGTCTGCCCGCCTCGGTCGTCGGGGTCGTCATCGCGTTGCTGGTCCTGCTCCCCGAGACGATCGCGGCCCTGCGCGCGGCCCGCCGTGACCGCGTCCAGACCAGCCTCAACCTCGGTCTCGGTTCGGCCATGGCCAGCATCGGCCTGACCATTCCCGCGGTCGCGATGGCCTCGATCTGGCTGGAGGGCCCGCTGGTGCTCGGCCTGGGCGCGACCCACATGGTGCTGCTGGCCCTGACGGTCGTCGTCGGCACCCTCACGGTGATCCCGGGCCGCGCGACGCCGCTCCAGGGCGGTGTGCACCTCTCCCTGCTGGCGGCCTAC